The sequence below is a genomic window from Cicer arietinum cultivar CDC Frontier isolate Library 1 chromosome 6, Cicar.CDCFrontier_v2.0, whole genome shotgun sequence.
TTATACATCAAGATGATAAACTTgtgaaatttaatatatttttttgggcTTGTTTATCGGAACACAATTCTAATTCTAATTAATtctttatgattataaattttacaaaataagtttTTCTGGCTCAAAGGTTGTTTAAAGGAATGGATGATATAAATTTGGTTACATGGAATGCTATGATTGCTGGTCATGGACATATGATGGAACTTTCAAAGGATAATCTTTCTGCATACCAAAGTGGAATCAAAGCGCTAAAAAATTTCTCTAAGTTGAATCGGTCGGGCATGAAGCCTCATTCATTTACATTCTCGAGTGTGTTGAGTGTTTGCAGTAGAATGATGGCTTTAGAACAAGGTGAACAGATTCACGCTCGGACGATTAAAATCGGGTTTTTATCAGAGGTTATTGTAGGTTCTTCTATAATTAATATGTATAACAAATGTGGAAGTATTGAGATAGCCAGCAAAGTTTTTGTAGAGATGTCTATTAGAACAATGATATCATTGACTTCCATGATAACTGGTTTTGCACAGCATGGTTGGTCTAAGCAAGCTTTGCATCTTTTTGAGGATATGAAACTTGTAGGAGTTAGGCCAAACCAGATAACTTTTGTTGGCGTTTTATCGGCTTGTGGAAGGGCTGGTATGGTCGATGATGCATTCGATTACTTCGATATTATATAGAAGGAGTATAAAATTAAACCTGTGATGGACCATTATGCTTGTTTGGTTGATATGTTAGTGAGGCTCGGTTGGCTAGAGGAAGCTTtcgattttgtaaagaaaaTGGATCATGAGGCTAGTGAatttatttgatcaaaattGCTTGTTGGTTGTATAAGCCAAGGGAATCTGGAATTGGGATATAATGCTGCTGAACAGTTACTAAGTCTCAAACCGAAAGATGCAGAAACATATATATTGTTGTTGAATACATACATCTCGACTGGGCGATTTGAGGATATTTGTAGGGTGAAGAATATAATGAAAGAAGAGAAAGTTTAAAAGTTAAAGGATTGGAGTTGGATTAGCATCAAAGACAAAGTGTAATCATTTGAAACAAATGACAACGAAGAAGAGGAAAAGACATACTCCCCTACCATTTATCATAGTGAGAAGCTAGCCATTACATTTGGGTTGGAGAATTTGCCAAATTCTTCACTAATAAGAATTGTCAAGAATACCTTAATGTGTAAGGATTGCCTTAATTTTGTTAAGTACATCTCGACACTGACTAGTAGGGAAATCATTGCTAAAGATAGTAAAAGGATACATAAATTTTTCAATGGACAATGATCATCTGGGAATATTGGTGGTAAATGGATACATAAAGTTGTAGAATCACTGACAAGAgagaattaatattattataaaagtttgaTAGAAGCACGTATCTAATACCAATAacttttatgaaattattttcaAGTGCACGTTTTATGTATTTGTAGAAATTAAACTGTGGAGTTGTCTTACATTGAGTTTAATACagataaacaaaattaataacattGTTTAGTAATGTATTTGGGAAAATTAAACTCTGGATTTGCATCAAAGTGAGTTTAATacagataaataaaattaataacattgtTTAGTCATTCATAGATAAGGACAAGATTGAAGCTTATTTGACATCATATATATATGAGATAGTACACTATAATTTTACCGTAATAAAACTAAGACTTAATGTCACGTAATCCAACTTTGtcacaaattcataaaattgcTTGAAAAATTatctctaaaatataaataaaaaatgacaaagGATAATAtggaaaaaatagttttaacatTAGAAAACTGTGTTTGAGAAAGAATAAACTAAAACGTTTTACATAAAGTTACACAtccaattatatttttcaagattTCATGCTCTTAGATACATATAAATAACTTACCATTCATCATACTATAGCCGAATCTTTGTCAAAACcagtaaaatatttttgataaaagcATGTTGATGAAAAAATTCACTGTTCGATTCGGCGCTGCATTAGACCAGTATACATTTAACAAAGATTAATGATTTATTAGAAATTATAGTCAATAGTTTAATGGTTCACACAAACAAAGTTATTGATTTGTTTACCATGTTGTGTTTTATGGTTTTCATCTATAATAGAGTCTTCTTAGTGCTTCCACCCACAAATCTATTAATGACAATAAttcttattaatataataaaaaagcttatgattagattaaatattcttctttaatcctcaAAAAACTTTAGTCAAAAACATGAAGTCACGTGAACAATAACTAGTACAAAAATAAAGATATCCAGGTGATGTAGTGCTTCTACTGATAATAGAGGCACCTTGCTTTGAAATTAACATGACAATAATACAAGTGCgggtttaaatttaaatttttttataaggtaatatatatatatatatatatataNNNNNNNNNNNNNNN
It includes:
- the LOC101495210 gene encoding putative pentatricopeptide repeat-containing protein At3g23330, whose amino-acid sequence is MDDINLVTWNAMIAGHGHMMELSKDNLSAYQSGIKALKNFSKLNRSGMKPHSFTFSSVLSVCSRMMALEQGEQIHARTIKIGFLSEVIVGSSIINMYNKCGSIEIASKVFVEMSIRTMISLTSMITGFAQHGWSKQALHLFEDMKLVGVRPNQITFVGVLSACGRAGMVDDAFDYFDII